The following proteins come from a genomic window of Sphingobium cloacae:
- a CDS encoding PepSY-associated TM helix domain-containing protein — protein MAGRTKMQMNAPAKAPSRWYRANLWLHRWASLVATLPFLVLCLTGTVLIFHEEIDAAMGMLPPAPGLSAEHRPLAESVDAALAAHPDEKVALVGIDPGDHSGLLLVATVPNGDTGFDRTTLRFAHLATGKLVPENFSEGETLTGFLLELHAQWFMGPIGELIGALVALLVLLSLVSGLVVYAPHARRVAFGAFRRGRGPRLLQLDLHNFIGVIVLGWGLAVTLTGFLLGFGTLATGLWAQSELGQAQRTFVGAPVDPRRPPVDADAVARAALAAAPEGWRVGNIFWPGTDFSTPHHYTVLIHGEGLDERLFRAVLVNAERGDAAAVAEMPWYMKAIILSQPLHFGDYGGLPLKLLWTACTWLTLFITGNGAWLWWDRRRKRRRTPMEAAA, from the coding sequence ATGGCGGGGCGCACGAAAATGCAGATGAACGCGCCCGCCAAGGCACCCTCGCGCTGGTATCGGGCGAACCTGTGGCTGCACCGCTGGGCGAGCCTCGTCGCGACGCTTCCGTTCCTAGTCCTGTGCCTGACCGGCACGGTGCTGATCTTCCACGAGGAGATCGACGCGGCGATGGGCATGCTTCCGCCCGCGCCGGGATTGAGCGCCGAGCATCGGCCGCTGGCGGAATCGGTCGACGCGGCGCTCGCGGCCCATCCAGATGAAAAGGTGGCGCTGGTCGGCATCGACCCCGGCGATCATTCGGGGCTACTGTTAGTCGCGACGGTTCCCAATGGCGATACCGGCTTCGATCGCACGACGCTGCGCTTCGCGCACCTCGCCACCGGCAAGCTTGTGCCCGAGAACTTCAGTGAGGGCGAGACGCTGACCGGCTTCCTGCTCGAACTCCACGCACAGTGGTTCATGGGGCCGATCGGTGAGTTGATCGGCGCTCTGGTCGCGCTGCTGGTGCTGTTGTCGCTGGTCTCGGGCCTTGTCGTCTATGCACCCCATGCACGAAGGGTCGCCTTCGGGGCGTTCCGGCGCGGACGCGGACCGAGGCTGCTTCAGCTCGACCTGCATAACTTCATTGGTGTGATCGTGCTTGGCTGGGGCCTCGCGGTGACGCTCACCGGCTTTCTGCTCGGCTTCGGCACCCTGGCCACCGGTCTGTGGGCGCAGAGCGAGCTGGGCCAGGCGCAGCGGACTTTTGTCGGGGCGCCCGTCGATCCGCGCCGCCCCCCGGTGGACGCCGATGCCGTGGCACGGGCCGCGCTGGCGGCCGCGCCGGAAGGCTGGCGGGTCGGCAACATCTTCTGGCCCGGCACCGACTTCTCGACGCCCCACCACTACACCGTGTTGATTCATGGCGAGGGGCTGGACGAGCGCCTGTTCCGGGCCGTGCTGGTCAATGCCGAGCGGGGCGATGCCGCCGCCGTGGCCGAGATGCCCTGGTATATGAAGGCGATCATTCTCTCGCAGCCGCTGCATTTCGGGGACTATGGCGGGTTGCCGCTCAAGCTGCTGTGGACTGCCTGCACTTGGCTGACCCTGTTCATCACGGGGAACGGCGCCTGGCTCTGGTGGGACCGCAGGCGCAAGCGGCGGCGCACGCCGATGGAGGCGGCGGCATGA
- a CDS encoding alpha/beta hydrolase yields the protein MKIALWSLGGIALLLVLAFIALQIFFAMSVKPVEPFVPTKAEQEKLAFYSRPENWFAQHLQGGRETVDGQTIDPKLQYMMEQVRPAAPWLRRSAPLIFATPWGRGFIRHGADRDWRLLTQVTGEMAHVEDRTIQGRGGPIPIRIYRPETDDKGPLPILVYHHGGGWIFASIVSHDRVSRLIANEAKVIVVAVDYRLAPEHHYPAASDDGEDAFLWARANAASFGGDPARVGVGGDSAGGHVSINIAQRQLAAGKPGPTAMLLFYPGAGLPQDDPSYRLFGTGYALDSTFIEFILPRVFEGYSPGRHKEADAYMDPASAPSLKGLPPAIVVTAGFDILRDSGRRFAERLQVDGVPVHYTNYPSLTHSFLQFSAVVKDADTASSESAKLFGKLVRDTNGAETILSSPITHIHSQPQT from the coding sequence GTGAAAATCGCTTTGTGGTCTTTGGGCGGCATCGCCCTCTTGCTCGTGCTGGCATTCATCGCCCTGCAAATCTTCTTCGCGATGAGCGTCAAGCCGGTCGAACCCTTCGTGCCGACCAAGGCGGAGCAGGAGAAGCTCGCCTTCTACTCGCGGCCGGAGAACTGGTTCGCGCAGCATCTGCAAGGCGGGCGCGAGACGGTCGACGGACAGACGATCGACCCCAAGCTGCAATATATGATGGAGCAGGTCCGGCCCGCCGCGCCGTGGCTGCGCCGCTCCGCGCCACTGATCTTCGCGACCCCATGGGGCCGGGGTTTCATCCGGCACGGCGCTGATCGCGATTGGCGACTCCTTACCCAGGTCACGGGCGAGATGGCGCATGTCGAAGACCGGACCATCCAGGGGCGTGGCGGCCCAATCCCAATCCGCATCTACCGCCCTGAAACGGACGATAAGGGACCGCTGCCCATTCTGGTCTATCATCATGGCGGAGGCTGGATTTTCGCCAGCATCGTCTCCCATGATCGCGTGTCGCGCCTGATCGCCAACGAGGCGAAGGTGATCGTCGTCGCCGTCGATTACCGACTCGCACCCGAGCATCACTATCCGGCCGCAAGCGACGACGGCGAAGATGCGTTCCTGTGGGCGCGCGCCAATGCCGCCTCTTTCGGCGGCGATCCCGCTCGCGTCGGCGTGGGCGGCGACAGCGCCGGGGGCCATGTCTCCATCAACATCGCCCAGCGCCAGCTCGCGGCGGGCAAGCCCGGCCCCACCGCCATGCTGCTCTTCTATCCGGGCGCGGGCCTGCCGCAGGATGATCCTTCCTATCGCCTGTTCGGCACGGGCTATGCGCTCGACAGCACCTTCATCGAGTTCATCCTGCCGCGCGTGTTCGAGGGCTATAGCCCCGGCCGCCATAAGGAAGCCGACGCATATATGGACCCCGCCAGCGCGCCGAGCCTCAAGGGATTGCCGCCGGCGATCGTCGTCACCGCCGGGTTCGACATATTGCGTGATTCAGGGCGCAGGTTCGCCGAGCGGCTGCAAGTGGACGGCGTGCCGGTACACTACACCAACTATCCCTCGCTTACGCATAGCTTTCTGCAATTCTCCGCCGTCGTGAAAGATGCCGACACCGCCTCAAGCGAGAGCGCAAAGCTGTTCGGGAAGCTGGTTCGTGATACCAATGGCGCCGAAACGATCCTATCTTCGCCAATCACCCACATTCATAGCCAGCCGCAAACTTAG
- a CDS encoding conjugal transfer protein TraG N-terminal domain-containing protein: MPRLLRSLFALFAVFAATSALAIDTSYHTYDGFAETVDAFRLVSMIFGDPRYETLVLIVAVVGIALGVLLASVRGQGMGLVAFGFQMLIGVGLFVGMVATTGTVHVYDRVRNAYQPVGDVPNLIVLVAGMTNMMERALAEVIDDNTTDPNAKLEFGAGGHSFDLFLNAASPRGPMTDVFLDSTIKDYVRQCYPVARVSPAYGVDDDQLFRTTTDLPAAFAAMAGPATFSTVFTSTDKAGTTMSCNEAWEHISTRLSEPGLFDTYVAQVCTRTGYDIANAAQLQRCRSNLGEMGQMMMDAPQTLQQFLTNVLLGNTVGDVLFEDSPATAARVMANRAVISSGLATMSTANEWMPTIRATVFGIMLFMMPVALLFILTPINLRVASFALGLFVFVALWGVIDAGIYQLTLGRATDVLAEMRSNNVAANAWMLAPSAAMKALAIFGSFRTAAAGLAGAFVFTVFRFSGNVFTAFTSGALGVQGQGTAAAAPLGTREGYAGALEAQASASGTMARVSGSSSFGDFGERSTFGQNRAFGAASRVIGEQGGGAAGTAAFSLGGLDAARELGGLSPALTGRSLSDPATVRAIRDNATTSAIHNFAQQDALRALGTGYFGEGQSGERAFAAFAQRMIQWRAFGDQRAYDMMQTGAQRHFERNGYDQKDAALKASTVIGQASADPTFAKLIANAYDQEQMLRNDLTGAQVQIGAMEGRRDFAGDNVAGIERGNVATEQAHRTGNNEGQRNAAAMLGIPVQEMSRRIGFINNLSGEARSTAISQLSRATGRNEAQVLRALETYNAAVQVGTADGATVEAGREGTSVYGRTREAAGYDFAERSGKLDAQREVGHDGTRSAARIGEQRRQADNAGFAEGTAAAGMSVRQAARLDSFIRTLSQGVGNQTDMAEGGAAGIADRVRNERLTRIVENERLTRMQGLLAEHGVTMSKREIAMAQNGDLSLNLTPETAAQMWRGGLINESQLGAIANGGRARFSFAENDVLVSSSVGFQQSGRSDTSTRFEAGKQAGPDTVEHFMGGAAEGQAMMQNWLRGGFEMDRNGNWRLQPQVADTLQRDVQSIIGQTGWQRSLSRSAQDQVTMGTSVGANIGGSISSSESETSGGTGRGRQGPQSSKSTSGRVGGQLGFNSSDVGISSERAQSSLDIVNYDVREAIAASERAAARSSRPEEAFARELSNRVLGAEGLRNRYLGDADSGRATFDITGPLTSIEQSSVLKSGRFSTDIDGSPGDGDSSFKKR, translated from the coding sequence ATGCCCCGTTTGCTTCGCAGCCTCTTTGCCCTGTTCGCTGTCTTCGCCGCCACATCCGCGCTCGCGATCGACACGAGCTATCACACCTATGACGGCTTCGCCGAAACCGTGGACGCGTTCCGCCTCGTATCGATGATCTTCGGCGATCCGCGCTACGAGACGCTGGTGCTGATCGTTGCGGTGGTCGGCATCGCGCTTGGCGTGCTGCTCGCGAGTGTGCGGGGACAAGGCATGGGGCTCGTCGCGTTCGGGTTCCAGATGCTGATCGGGGTCGGGCTGTTCGTCGGCATGGTTGCGACCACTGGCACGGTCCATGTCTATGACCGCGTGCGCAACGCCTATCAGCCGGTCGGCGATGTGCCCAACCTCATCGTGCTGGTCGCGGGCATGACCAACATGATGGAACGCGCGCTGGCCGAGGTGATCGACGACAACACCACCGATCCCAATGCCAAGCTCGAATTCGGCGCGGGCGGGCATTCGTTCGACCTGTTCCTCAACGCCGCAAGCCCGCGCGGTCCGATGACCGACGTGTTCCTCGATTCCACGATCAAGGACTATGTCCGCCAATGCTATCCGGTCGCGCGGGTGTCGCCGGCCTATGGCGTCGATGACGATCAGCTCTTTCGCACAACGACCGATCTGCCGGCCGCCTTCGCCGCGATGGCCGGCCCCGCGACGTTCAGCACGGTGTTCACCTCGACCGACAAGGCCGGCACGACGATGAGCTGCAACGAGGCCTGGGAGCATATTTCGACCCGCCTGTCGGAACCGGGCCTGTTCGACACCTATGTCGCGCAGGTCTGCACCCGCACCGGCTATGACATCGCCAACGCCGCGCAGCTTCAGCGCTGCCGGTCCAATCTCGGCGAGATGGGCCAGATGATGATGGATGCGCCGCAGACGCTTCAGCAGTTCCTCACCAACGTCCTGCTCGGCAATACCGTCGGCGACGTGCTGTTCGAGGATAGTCCGGCGACCGCCGCGCGCGTGATGGCCAACCGCGCCGTCATTTCCAGCGGTCTCGCCACCATGTCCACTGCCAATGAATGGATGCCGACGATCCGCGCGACGGTCTTCGGCATCATGCTGTTCATGATGCCGGTCGCGCTGCTGTTCATCCTGACCCCGATCAACCTGCGCGTCGCCAGCTTCGCGCTCGGCCTGTTTGTGTTCGTGGCGCTCTGGGGGGTGATCGACGCTGGCATCTACCAGCTCACCCTGGGCCGGGCGACCGATGTGCTCGCCGAGATGCGGTCGAACAATGTCGCGGCCAATGCCTGGATGCTCGCGCCCTCGGCTGCGATGAAGGCGCTCGCCATATTCGGCAGCTTCCGCACAGCCGCGGCCGGACTCGCTGGCGCGTTCGTGTTCACGGTTTTCCGCTTCTCCGGCAATGTGTTCACCGCCTTCACCAGCGGCGCGCTCGGCGTCCAGGGCCAGGGCACCGCGGCGGCTGCACCGCTCGGCACCCGCGAGGGCTATGCCGGCGCGCTCGAAGCGCAGGCGTCGGCCTCGGGCACTATGGCCCGCGTCAGTGGTTCGTCGAGCTTCGGCGACTTCGGCGAGCGGTCGACCTTCGGCCAGAACCGGGCGTTCGGCGCGGCAAGCCGCGTCATCGGCGAGCAAGGCGGTGGCGCGGCGGGAACCGCCGCATTCTCGCTCGGCGGCCTCGATGCCGCGCGCGAGCTGGGCGGCCTGTCGCCCGCGCTCACCGGGCGCAGCCTGTCCGATCCGGCAACGGTGCGCGCGATCCGTGATAATGCCACCACCTCCGCGATCCACAATTTTGCGCAGCAGGATGCGCTGCGCGCGCTGGGGACCGGCTATTTTGGCGAGGGCCAGTCCGGCGAGCGGGCCTTTGCTGCATTCGCGCAGCGCATGATCCAGTGGCGGGCGTTCGGCGACCAGCGCGCTTATGACATGATGCAGACCGGCGCGCAGCGGCACTTCGAGCGCAATGGTTACGACCAGAAGGATGCCGCCCTCAAGGCCTCGACCGTGATCGGTCAGGCATCGGCCGATCCGACCTTCGCCAAGCTGATCGCCAATGCCTATGACCAGGAGCAGATGCTGCGCAACGACCTGACTGGCGCGCAGGTCCAGATCGGCGCGATGGAAGGTAGGCGCGATTTTGCGGGCGACAATGTCGCCGGGATCGAGCGCGGCAACGTCGCGACCGAACAGGCGCACCGGACCGGGAACAATGAGGGGCAGCGCAATGCCGCCGCCATGCTCGGCATTCCGGTCCAGGAAATGTCGCGGCGGATCGGGTTCATCAACAATCTGTCTGGTGAGGCGCGGTCCACCGCGATCTCACAGCTTTCCCGTGCCACCGGTCGCAACGAGGCCCAGGTTCTCCGTGCCTTGGAAACCTATAACGCCGCTGTGCAGGTCGGCACCGCCGACGGCGCGACCGTCGAAGCGGGCCGCGAAGGCACCAGCGTCTATGGCCGCACCCGCGAGGCCGCCGGCTATGACTTCGCCGAGCGGTCGGGTAAGCTCGACGCGCAGCGCGAGGTCGGTCACGACGGCACGCGCTCGGCCGCCCGGATCGGCGAGCAGCGCCGGCAAGCCGACAATGCGGGCTTTGCCGAGGGCACGGCGGCAGCGGGCATGTCGGTGCGGCAGGCGGCGCGGCTCGACAGCTTCATCCGCACGCTGAGCCAGGGCGTCGGCAATCAGACCGACATGGCAGAAGGCGGTGCAGCCGGCATCGCGGATCGTGTGCGTAACGAGAGGCTGACCCGGATCGTCGAGAATGAGCGGCTCACACGTATGCAGGGCCTGCTTGCCGAGCACGGCGTCACCATGTCCAAGCGTGAGATCGCGATGGCGCAGAATGGCGATCTGAGCCTCAACCTGACGCCCGAGACGGCCGCGCAGATGTGGCGCGGTGGGCTGATCAACGAAAGCCAGCTCGGGGCAATTGCGAACGGCGGGCGCGCGCGATTCAGCTTTGCGGAGAACGATGTGCTGGTCTCGAGTTCGGTCGGGTTTCAGCAGTCGGGTCGCAGCGACACCAGCACGCGGTTCGAGGCGGGCAAACAGGCCGGTCCGGATACGGTCGAGCACTTCATGGGCGGCGCCGCCGAAGGCCAGGCGATGATGCAGAACTGGTTGCGCGGTGGGTTCGAGATGGACCGGAATGGCAATTGGCGTTTGCAGCCGCAGGTTGCCGATACGCTCCAGCGCGACGTGCAGTCGATCATCGGGCAGACGGGTTGGCAGCGCTCGCTCTCCCGGTCCGCGCAGGATCAGGTCACGATGGGCACCAGCGTCGGAGCCAACATCGGTGGTTCCATCAGTTCTTCAGAATCCGAGACGTCAGGCGGAACCGGTCGCGGACGGCAGGGACCACAATCGTCGAAGTCGACTTCGGGGCGTGTTGGCGGGCAGCTCGGGTTCAATAGTAGTGATGTCGGGATCAGCAGCGAACGCGCTCAGTCGTCACTCGATATCGTCAACTATGATGTGCGTGAGGCTATTGCGGCGTCTGAGCGTGCAGCAGCCAGATCGTCACGACCGGAGGAAGCCTTTGCGCGCGAATTGTCGAACCGCGTCCTCGGCGCGGAAGGTCTGCGCAACCGCTATCTCGGCGATGCAGATTCTGGCCGCGCCACGTTCGACATCACCGGACCACTGACGTCGATCGAGCAATCGTCGGTGCTCAAGTCTGGCCGGTTCTCAACGGATATCGATGGGAGCCCTGGCGACGGCGATAGCAGCTTCAAGAAGCGCTAA